The Syntrophotalea acetylenivorans genome contains the following window.
CCGCTCAAAATATAGCTGATCAGGCCGATCATATAGTAGCTGATGGCCGCCACGGAAAGTCCTTCGACCGTTTCCTGCAGCCGGAATTGCAAGTCGCTGCGACGGTTCATAGCCGCCAGCAGATCTTTGTTCTGCTCCTGCAGGGTCAGGTTGACCCTGGTTCGTAGAAGATCTCCGGACCGTTCGATACGTTTGGAGAGGTCTTCCAGCCAGTTCTGTATCGACTCGCAGGTGCGCAGGCCCGGGTTGAAGCGGCGGGACATGAATTCGGCCATGGTCATATGGCCTTCTACTTTGTCTTCTCGAATGTTCTGCAGGCGGCTCAGGACCAGGTCCCGGTAGGCCCAGCTTGCGGAAAACAGGGTGTTGGTTTCGGCTCGCCAACTTTCCAGTCGCGTTGATAAGCGGGATAGCTCTTCCAGTAGTTTGCGCTCTCCGTCGCCCGTATCTGCGGCAGGGATGCGAGCCAGCACTTCGGCCAGTTTTCGGTCCATTTCATGCAGTTCCGGTGCCAGTTTCTTGGCGATGGGCATGGCCAGCTGGGCGAAGAGCCGGTAGGTTTCCATCTCGTACAGGCGTTGCACCAAACGCCCCATACGACATTCGTCCATCCCGCGGTTCTGAACCAGGATACGGCCGAAACCGTCGCCGTGCACCCGAAAGGCCGAACAGATCTGGGCCTTACCGGCTTTGGGTTGACTGAGGATCAGTTGTTGCCCTTCAAAGGCTTCCGCCAAGGCGGGCGGGCTGATATCTGTCTCTTCATCCACCACTTCCAAGTGAAAGGCTGCCACCGCCTGGCCCGGCAGGGAAGTCAGCCAGTCTCCGGGTACCTGATCGAGAACCCGTTGCTTGAACAGGGCTCCGCGGCCTTTGCGTGCCAGCGTCAGGGCATAGAACTCCATGTGCCGGTCCCAGCGGAAGGTAAAGGGGCCGCAGTCCTGCCAGAAGGAAACCATGGCGGCATCGGGGGGGCTACGGCAAAACGCTGGCAGAGTTGACAGACCAGGTCAAAGGCCCGTTCCAACTCCTGAGGGGTTGCCTTAAAGGCCAAGTGGCTTATTTGTTGCGGGGTGGCCACGGCACGAAACGGCCGCGCATGCAGTTCATCGTAAAGCTGTTCGCGCAGAGGATGACTGGAAAAGGGCAGGCAGTAAAAATCGGCCATGGACGGCTCCTGTCTTGAAGTGTGCAGATTATGGCACGGTCCGCTGATATGAGCAACATTCACGAAAAATGGTTGAAAAGTTGTTGCCGAGACGGCGATGCTAAACGATTTAATGCGGTGTGAGATTGTTTTTTTAGCTACTTTTGTGTTAGATTTCCCCGGTTTGGCAATTTAAGAAACTATAGGAGAACAATATGCCCACTACCGCCGATCTGAAACGCGGTCTGGTGATCCAGATCGACCAGGCGCCCTGCCTGGTGCTCGACGTTACCTCTCAGTCTCCTTCCGCCCGGGGCGGCAGCACCCTTTTTAAGACCAAGTATCGTAATTTGCTTACAGGCCAGGTACTGGAAAAGGCTTTTAAGGGCGGAGAACGCATCGATGAAGCGGACTTCGAGCGGCGCAAGGGGCAATTCCTCTATCCCGATGCCGAGGGCGGGGTTTTCATGGACCTGGAAAACTACGAGCAGTACGAGTTGGCTGGCGAGCTCTTTGATGGTGCAAAGGATTACCTTCTCGAAGGAATGGAGGTACAACTCGGTGTTTTTGAGGCTCAGGTCGTGAGTATCGATCTGCCGCTGACAGTGGAATTGGTTGTCACCGAAACCGCACCGGCCATTAAAAAAGCTACGGCTACCGCACAAACCAAGGAAGCACTTTTGGAGACGGGGCTGCGACTGCAGGTTCCCGGTTACCTCGAAGCCGGTGAGAAAATCAAGGTCGATACCCGTGAAGGGCGTTTTATTTCCCGGGCTTGAACCGTAGCTACCGCTGATTTATAGATTCATAGAAAACAGATAAGGAGGGACACATGCCGTCCGGTACTGGAAAAATTATTAGGGAAATTCGAGATTTCATTGCTAAACACGGTGATGACTACGGTAACTGGTACATTGGCATTACCACCGATCCCATCAGCCGACTGCTCGACGATCACAAGGTCGATATCAATGTCGACCTGTGGTTGTGCAGCGAGGCTTTCTCCAATGAAGAGGCGCGTAAGGTTGAAGAGCGGCTCATCTCTGAGTGTGGTGTGAAGGGTGATTGTCAGGACGGCGAGACCGGGCAGTTCATATATGCTTATCGCATGAGTGATAATACCCAGCCCTAGGTCGAGTATTTCCGATTAAAGGAGTTGACGCCTTGTAGTAGGTGTCGTGGCCACTCAAATAAAATGGCTCCGCCAATCATTTGGCTGGGCCATTTGTTTTTGAGGCGGAGGTGACTTTTGTTGCCTGTAATTCCTTTCATTCTTGCATGTTTTCGAAAGAACTATGAATAAACAAGCCTTGCTTTCCCAGATCATTGTTCGCCTGGAGTCCGACTACGCCTTGCTGCTGCAGGCCGCAAAAACATCTCATGCGGCTGCGACCCATGAAGAGAATATTCCCGATAATAAATACGCCACTCTTGGCCTTGAAGCATCCTACCTGGCACAAGGCCAAGCCAATCGTGCCCAGGACATCCTTGGTGCCCTGAAGGCCTTCCGGCAAATGGTTTTGCAGGAGTTTTCACTGGATTCCAAAATTCGTCTGACAGCGCTGGTGGAATTAGAGGACGATGAGGGGCGCAACCGGTTGGTTTTTCTCGGCCCTGCTGCGGGAGGCTTGCGTTTAGATTTCGAACAGGAAGAGATCATGGTGATCACCCCGGAGTCCCCCTTGGGACGGGGGCTGCTTGGAAAACAGGCTGGTGATCAGATCATCGTTAAAACCGGTGCCTTGCGAGAATACGAGATTGTTTCGGTCTGTTGAGCCAAGCGATGTTCAATTGTTGCTTCCATGCGGCCAGGCTTATGTTGACAGCCTTAAACCTAGATCCAGCATTTGTCTGCTAGCTCCCCATCCCCCATTGACGGCGGCTTGCGCCAGATATAGCGAATCACTTCCAGGGCGGCTTTCACCCGGGGAGCCTCACGATTGTTTGCCAGCCATCCCAGGCACAGCGGAATCTCTCCCCAGCCTTTATTCCAGATCTTTACCTGGCCACTCTCTACCAGCGGTCGAGCCTCATCCTCACGCATGATCGCCACCCCTTGTCCCGCCAACACCAGTTCCCGCACGATCTGTTCATCAATCGCGGTCACCGCCTTGTTCGGCAGGGTGCGATAATCCCCGAGGCTTTGTTGCAGGACAGCAAAGAAGGGTAGGTTTTCGACCCATATCCAGGGCAGGGCAGAAACTTCTGACCAGCTCATGATTGGGTCGTCGGATAACAGTTGGGTCGGGATGACGACGCAGGTTCGTACTTGGCTGATCACCGTCTGTTCAATATCCGGTTCACGATTGTCGCCGTAGAAGAAGCCAAGGTCGATCTGGCCGTGACGAAGACGCTGGGTCGTATCTATGGATTGACAGAGATGAAAGATGACGTTGGTGTTGCCATGGAGCTGGCTGTAGCGTTGGTTGATGGCGCTGACCCGCAGGAAGTTCGGGTCTGTGTTGAGGCCTATGGTGACCGAAACCGTATTGCCTCGGGCCAGGACGTTGGCTTGTTGCTGCAGTTTATCGGCAGCTTCTAACACATCTTGGGCCCGGGCAAGCAGTTGCCGTCCCTGCTCGGTCAAGAGCATTCCCCGGGAAGTTCGCTTGAACAGACGAAGCCCCAGCTCCTCTTCGAGTAGTTTGATCTGGGTGGAGAGGGCCGATTGACTGATATGCAAGACTGCGGCAGCACGGGTCAGGTTCTGTTCACAGGCCACGGTCAGAAAGGATTTTAGTTGATAGTGCTCCATACCTCCTCCGGCGTTCGATAAAATCGAACGCTAAGCACAGAAAGTTCAATTGGACTCCAAGCGTAGAGCATTGTAAAAACAGCGTCCAGCACTTTTTCTTGCAGATTTGCCTACAACAAAGCGTTCTTAATAGACAAAGGAGGCACAGATGTTCGGATTGGAAGGTTTCGGAGTCATCATGGGGTTTGTTCTGACCCTGCTCAGTACTCTGATTTGCATAATCTATGGCGCCAAAAACTGGAACCATGGCCATCTTGATGAAAATGAGGTGGACAGGAAGCAGGCCTGGCTCGAAGAAGAACAAGAACTTGAGGAGCAGTTGTAGCAAGAGGAGATAAACCGTGAGCATTCCATTGTTAACGACTGTGGTTCTGATCTACCTGGCCATTGTCGCCTACCTGACCCTTAAGGCTTACCGGCATACCAACAGTGCCGCCGACTATATGCTCGCCGGCCGGGAAATCCATCCCTTTGTTATGGCGATGTCCTATGGTGCGACCTTTGTTAGCACCTCAGCGATTATCGGCTTCGGCGGGGCTGCTGCGATCTTTGGTATGAGCGTGTTGTGGTTAACCTTCCTCGCTATTCTGGTCGGTATCTTTATCGCTTTCGTTTTCTTCGGTCGGCGCACCCGCCTGATGGGATTGAACCTAAACGCCCACACCTTCCCCGAACTGTTAGGCCGCCGTTTCAATTCGCTGGGCTTGCAAGGCTTGACCGCTCTGCTGATTTTTGCAGCGATGCCCCTCTATGCCAGCGTTGTGCTGATGGGAGGCGGTAAGTTCATCGCTCAGGTATTGGCCGTGGACTACAATGTCGCCCTGTTTTTTCTCACCGTGATCATTGCGATATACGTGATCATGGGAGGGCTCAAGGCCGTCATGTACACCGATGCTTTTCAGGGCAGCATCATGTTCAGCGGTCTGTTAATTCTGCTGGGAGTAACCTATTACAAGCTCGGCGGAATAACCCAGGCCCACCAGCGTCTCAGCAACATGAAAGAAATAGCCGTCAACATGTTTGGCGCCAAAGGACACATGGGGTGGACGGCGTTTCCGCAGCTTGGTTCGGAATACTGGCTGATAGTGGTAACCACCATCATTCTTGGCGTCGGCATCGGGGTACTGGCCCAGCCGCAGCTGATCGTGCGCTTTATGACGGTGAAGAGTAGCCGTGAGTTGAACCGGGCCGTATTGATCGGGGGGTGTTTATCCTGGTGGCGGTTGGCGTACCGTTCGTTGTCGGGCCGTTAACCAACGTCTTTTTCTACTATGAGCATGCTGAAACTGCGGGACAAGTTGCCTTGCTTGCTGCTAATAAGAACGTGGCCCAGATCCTTCCAATGTATATCAGCAAGGCCATGCCCCAGTGGTTTACAGCGCTGTTTATGGTCACTCTGCTTTCAGCGGCGATGAGCACCCTGAGTTCACAGTTTCATGCTATGGGAACCTCCCTTGGTCGCGACATCTACGCCAAGGCCCTTGGGCGCAGCGGCAACTCTGTACTCCTTACCCGGGTCGGAATCCTGTTTGCCATCCTGCTCAGTTATTTCCTCGCATGGGGTCTGCCCCACTTCTTTGAAAACGGCACCGCAATCATCGCCCGTGGCACGGCGATCTTCTTTGGAATTTGCGCAGCGGCATTTCTGCCCATCTATTTCGGGGCTATTTATTTTAAGCGTATGACCAAACTGGCTGCCTACGCCGGATTCTTCAGTGGAACGTTGGTCAGTTTTTTCTGGTTGTTCTTCATCCATTTAAAAGAATCCAAGCCGTTGTTGTTGTGCAAAACACTCTTTGGCGTCGACTCCCTTGCTATGGGCACCAAGTGGGCACTGGTAGACCCGTTGGTGATTGCACTGCCTGCTGCGATTTTAACCACCCTGTTGTTTAATTGCTTTGGGAGACAATTGGACGAACAGCACGTGCGGAAATGTTTCCACGCCGTTGAAAAGTGAAGTACCTCAACTGCTAAGATGTTCTATTTGAGGTCCGAGTTTGTCAATGCTCCAGAGACTAGAAGCCCCCGGTGTCCCCCTGTGTCAGCATAGTTGTCGCCTCTAACTGAACTCAACAAGATTGGGGGCAGTCAGGAGGCGCATGTATTCCAAAGCATTCAGAGCCCTGATGATTCAGAAGATGACCGACCCTGAGGGGCCGAGTCCGGTATCCTTGGCTGATGAAATTGGCGTATCACGTAGCTCCCTCTACCGATGGGTGAGTGAAGCTGATACGCTTGATATTGCTGTCAATACAGAGCCGCCATCCTTTACTGAATCCATGCAGAGGCTGTCCAATATGAAACGACCACAAGACTGGAGTGCCGAAGAGAAGCTGGCGGCCGTTCTGGAAGCGGCATCGCTTTCCGAAGAAGAGTTGGGCGCTTTTTTACGCAGCCGGGGATTACATGACGCCCAACTGCAGCAGTGGCGTGACCAGATGCTTATTGGTCTTGAGCCAAAGCCAGCAAAGCGCGCCGAGACCAAGCGCATCCGCGATTTGGAGAAGGAACTCAGGCGCAAGGACAAGGCGCTGGCTGAAACCGCGGCTTTGCTGGTTCTCAAAAAAAAAGCCCAAGAGATTTGGGGGGACGAGGACGACGACACCGACCGTTAGAGCGCCAGAAGGCCTTGGAGCTGGTCGATGAGGCCATGTGCCGGGGCGCCAGATTGAAACCGGCCGCCCAGATGCTGGGACTGACTGCCCGCACCATTCAGCGCTGGGCCCGCCAGGAGAATGACGAGGATCGGCGTCATGGCCCAGTAACCGCACCGGCCAACAAGCTGACGCCCGTTGAGCGGCAGGAGGTCCTGTCGGTTGCCAATTCACCAACATATCGGGAACTATCACCCAAGCAGATCGTCCCCCGCCTGGCCGATGAAGGTCGATATGTGGCGTCGGAATCGACCTTTTACCGGATTCTGCGGCAGGAGAATCAACTGGCCCACCGGGAACGCTGTCGGCCGGCCACGCATCGCCGTCCACGGGAGAAAGTGGCCACAGGGCCATGCCAGGTGTGGTCTTGGGATATTACCTATTTGAGGTCCACGATCACCGGCCAGTTCTTTTATCTCTACATGATCCTGGATGTCTGGAGTCGTAAAATCATGGCTGCTACTGTCTTCTCCAAAGAATGCAGCCAGAACAGTGCGTTGCTGTGCGTGGAAGCCTTTCACCGCCACAAGGTTGATCCCAAGGGCTTGGTGCTGCATTCCGACAACGGTAGCCCGATGAAAGGCTCGACTATGCTGGCCACGTTACAGCGCCTGGGCGTCGTTCCCTCCTTCAATCGACCAGGCGTGAGCAATGACAACCCGTTCTCGGAGTCACTGTTTCGTACTTTGAAGTATCGGCCGGAGTATCCGTCTCGCCCTTTTGCTTCTGAGTTTGAGGCTCAACGGTGGGTCGATGCATTCGTCCACTGGTACAACACAGCGCATCAGCATAGTGAGATCCGCTTTATATCGCCGGATGATCGGCATTATGGGCGTGAAGTCGCGAAGCTAAAAAAACGGAAAGAGGTTTACGAGCAGGCACGACAGAAGAATCCCAACCGTTGGACCAGGAAAACACGGAACTGGGAACCCGTCGGCATAGTTCGACTGAACCCAGAACGAAAAAGGTCCCCCGAAGAGGACCTAAGTAGCGAAGCAGCATAACGAGACTGAGGCGACAACTATATTGACACCCGCCGGAACATCAAACAGCCCAATCTGTTTTTCATAGGTTGGGCTGTCCTGTATTTTGTCCAAAATTGATTGTCAGATTATCTAAGATTTATGAGGCATTAGAAAGGGGCCGAGAGGTTTGAGTATCGTAAATACTAAATATATGTCCCTGTTCTGAAATAAGTTTACACCTGGGAGAATTATTTCAGGACGGGACAGTAAAATAAGAAAAGGCTCCTCGGACATTGAGGAGCCTTTTTGTCGTATATGGGAAATTGGTGGCTCAGGCCTGTTTCTGCCAAACCGAATCGGCGGGGAACAGGTGGCTGCCGGTGGAGATATCGAGGGGAGCGGCCAGCCAGTCCTTGGTAGTATCGAGCCAGGTTTGGAAGTGCGGGGTTTCTTTATGCACGTCGAAAGCCTGCTCGCTGGTATAGACCTCATAGAGGTGTAATTTGTTCGGATCGGTGTGGTCTTCGACGATATTGAACAACAGGCAGTCTGGTTCGTTGTTTACCGAGCCGCGACCATCGGCCAGCATGGCTTCGATAAATTCTTCGCGATGTTCCGGTTTGATCTGTACCTTGACGATGACGGCAAACATACGCTCCTCCTGTGGTGAATAGAAAAATGATCAGTGGTTTTTGGCCGTTCCGGCCAAGATCTGTTAATGAAAATCATTAAAACAGGGGTGGTAGGGATGTCAAGGTATTTATCGGTTTCTGGGTGGGAATTTAGGGCGCCAGCGTCTCGACATAACCGCAGGCGTCGTGCAGAAAATATCTGAAGTCGGTCTCGAGTTGTGGGTAGTGACGCTTTATCTCGATCAGGCCACTGTTGAGGTTGTTGCTGCGGCTCAGACGTCCCGCCAGACGTTGCAAGACCTTGTCTACGGTCTTCAGCTGGCGAGCGGCTACCAGCCAGTCAGCAGCCACCATGCGCGGCGCAGCCTGTTGCAGGTCGGGCGGCAGCAGGGCGTGATTTTCCGTAAGCAAATGGTAGATGTTAGCGGCGAATCGTTCCAGGGGGGAGTCTGAGAAGTCTGACCAGTGCACAGCCAGAAAATGATCGTAGGCCACATCGACCAAGATGCCCCGGCAATGGCGCAGGGTTGGGTCCAGGCGCCGCTTGCTGCGTTGGAAATGGGGGTTGGTCTCCGCAAAGCGGTCAACCTTGCGGTGTAGTTGCAGGCCCCAGCGAATCTCCGTTGGGTAATGGTCGTCAAGACGGCCCTTGACGTAGTCACCCATCAAGGCACCGAGGAGGCAACCGTCAGTGGGATCGGACAGATACAGGTGGACCAGATGGTTCAATAAAAGAGGCCTGTCAGTTGCTGGCGGTTTCGTTATGTTCCGATTGCTTGGCGGCAGCAATTTGGGTTGCCGCGGGAATCCCCTCGCCAAGTTGAGCCACAAGAGGGGCGATAGCGGTCTTGAATGCGGCCATGTTGGCTTTGGAAACCGGCGCGGTGGGGGTGGATTTAAGCCGGGCCGGATTAATCGGGCGACCGTTTTTGTACATACGGAAGCAGAGGTGAGGGCCTGTTGCCAGGCCGGTCATGCCGACATAACCGATGGTTTGACCTTGGGCAACTCGTTTCCCCATGCGCATTTTTCTGGCAAAGCCGTTCATGTGTAGATAAAGGCTTTGCATGCCGTTGCTGTGGCGCAATTTGATAAAGTTGCCGTTGTGTTTGGTACGGCCGATTCTACTGATGACACCATCGCCGATAGCCTTGATGGGAGTACCGGTTGGAGCCGCGTAATCGATAGCTGGATGGGACTTCCAGGTTTTGGTGATGGGATGGAAACGGCGCAAGGAAAAGCCGGAAGAAATACGGCTGAAGGACAGCGGGGCTTTCAGGAAGGCTTTGCGCAGGCTCTTGCCCTGCTCGTCGTAATAAGCTGCGCGCTGATTGCCGTCCTTAAACAGGTAGGCCTGAAAGGTTTCTCCCCGGTTCGCAAAGGTCGCTGCCAGAATGCGACCGTAGCCTGCCTGCTTACCTTCGCGGAAACGCTTTTCGACCAGGACCTGGAAACTGTCGCCGTTTTGAATATCGCGAATAAAGTCAATATCCCAGGCAAAGATGTCGGCCAGGTTGATGGCCAGGGTTTCACTTTCGCCGCTTTTAAGCACTGCGTTAAACAGACTGCTGGTTATGGTGCCATTGATGAGTTGTTGTTCAACGGTATAAGGAATAGCGGTTCGGGAGATGTCGAACCCCTCCTCGTTTTGCAAAATAATCAGTTGCTCTTCGTTGTCGATGTCGTATTCAAAGCGTTCAAAAGCACCGTCCCGCAAAGCCAGACGATAGTCCTGCCCTGCGCAGAGCTTGGACAGGGGGAACACTTCTTTGCACTGCTTATTGAGGTTGTGAATCTGCTGCGGAGTAAAAATATGGCCGAGCAGGGAGGTAATGGTTTCGCCGGGTTGAATGGCGCCGCGAACCAGTTCCCGCTTTACTTCTGGTACTGCTGAAATCTCCGGTATTGTATTGCCTCCGTCTTGGGCAATTAAGTCGGCCTGCTGGCGGTTGGATAATAACAACAGGCTTCCGAGTCCCAGCAACACCAGGAGCGGAAGCAGAAAGCGACGATTGATAAAGCGACTATTGGAGCGAGTCCGTTGCACCATAGAGGTGCGCGGTGGATTGAAATCGTTATTCATGGTAACCGTTCCTGAATTAATGCTATGGATAGCAGAAGCCCGAAAGCTTGCTTGTTATTTTATCGACCTTAACCTTGCAGATGCTAGCAATTTTTCCCATCCTTTGTCCAGTGTCTGACTTTAGCGACATAAGTCTTTTTTGATATTACGCTTTATCCTTTCCATCAGGACCGCGCATTGCCAAACCCCGGTAAATAATCTATCTTGGTTACATTCGGCAACGATGCTTTATCCAGTCA
Protein-coding sequences here:
- a CDS encoding M23 family metallopeptidase; amino-acid sequence: MNNDFNPPRTSMVQRTRSNSRFINRRFLLPLLVLLGLGSLLLLSNRQQADLIAQDGGNTIPEISAVPEVKRELVRGAIQPGETITSLLGHIFTPQQIHNLNKQCKEVFPLSKLCAGQDYRLALRDGAFERFEYDIDNEEQLIILQNEEGFDISRTAIPYTVEQQLINGTITSSLFNAVLKSGESETLAINLADIFAWDIDFIRDIQNGDSFQVLVEKRFREGKQAGYGRILAATFANRGETFQAYLFKDGNQRAAYYDEQGKSLRKAFLKAPLSFSRISSGFSLRRFHPITKTWKSHPAIDYAAPTGTPIKAIGDGVISRIGRTKHNGNFIKLRHSNGMQSLYLHMNGFARKMRMGKRVAQGQTIGYVGMTGLATGPHLCFRMYKNGRPINPARLKSTPTAPVSKANMAAFKTAIAPLVAQLGEGIPAATQIAAAKQSEHNETASN
- a CDS encoding elongation factor P — protein: MPTTADLKRGLVIQIDQAPCLVLDVTSQSPSARGGSTLFKTKYRNLLTGQVLEKAFKGGERIDEADFERRKGQFLYPDAEGGVFMDLENYEQYELAGELFDGAKDYLLEGMEVQLGVFEAQVVSIDLPLTVELVVTETAPAIKKATATAQTKEALLETGLRLQVPGYLEAGEKIKVDTREGRFISRA
- a CDS encoding symporter small accessory protein, which translates into the protein MFGLEGFGVIMGFVLTLLSTLICIIYGAKNWNHGHLDENEVDRKQAWLEEEQELEEQL
- a CDS encoding IS3 family transposase (programmed frameshift) yields the protein MYSKAFRALMIQKMTDPEGPSPVSLADEIGVSRSSLYRWVSEADTLDIAVNTEPPSFTESMQRLSNMKRPQDWSAEEKLAAVLEAASLSEEELGAFLRSRGLHDAQLQQWRDQMLIGLEPKPAKRAETKRIRDLEKELRRKDKALAETAALLVLKKKGPRDLGGRGRRHRPLERQKALELVDEAMCRGARLKPAAQMLGLTARTIQRWARQENDEDRRHGPVTAPANKLTPVERQEVLSVANSPTYRELSPKQIVPRLADEGRYVASESTFYRILRQENQLAHRERCRPATHRRPREKVATGPCQVWSWDITYLRSTITGQFFYLYMILDVWSRKIMAATVFSKECSQNSALLCVEAFHRHKVDPKGLVLHSDNGSPMKGSTMLATLQRLGVVPSFNRPGVSNDNPFSESLFRTLKYRPEYPSRPFASEFEAQRWVDAFVHWYNTAHQHSEIRFISPDDRHYGREVAKLKKRKEVYEQARQKNPNRWTRKTRNWEPVGIVRLNPERKRSPEEDLSSEAA
- a CDS encoding LysR family transcriptional regulator, whose translation is MEHYQLKSFLTVACEQNLTRAAAVLHISQSALSTQIKLLEEELGLRLFKRTSRGMLLTEQGRQLLARAQDVLEAADKLQQQANVLARGNTVSVTIGLNTDPNFLRVSAINQRYSQLHGNTNVIFHLCQSIDTTQRLRHGQIDLGFFYGDNREPDIEQTVISQVRTCVVIPTQLLSDDPIMSWSEVSALPWIWVENLPFFAVLQQSLGDYRTLPNKAVTAIDEQIVRELVLAGQGVAIMREDEARPLVESGQVKIWNKGWGEIPLCLGWLANNREAPRVKAALEVIRYIWRKPPSMGDGELADKCWI
- a CDS encoding ACP phosphodiesterase; translated protein: MNHLVHLYLSDPTDGCLLGALMGDYVKGRLDDHYPTEIRWGLQLHRKVDRFAETNPHFQRSKRRLDPTLRHCRGILVDVAYDHFLAVHWSDFSDSPLERFAANIYHLLTENHALLPPDLQQAAPRMVAADWLVAARQLKTVDKVLQRLAGRLSRSNNLNSGLIEIKRHYPQLETDFRYFLHDACGYVETLAP
- a CDS encoding GreA/GreB family elongation factor gives rise to the protein MNKQALLSQIIVRLESDYALLLQAAKTSHAAATHEENIPDNKYATLGLEASYLAQGQANRAQDILGALKAFRQMVLQEFSLDSKIRLTALVELEDDEGRNRLVFLGPAAGGLRLDFEQEEIMVITPESPLGRGLLGKQAGDQIIVKTGALREYEIVSVC
- a CDS encoding putative quinol monooxygenase translates to MFAVIVKVQIKPEHREEFIEAMLADGRGSVNNEPDCLLFNIVEDHTDPNKLHLYEVYTSEQAFDVHKETPHFQTWLDTTKDWLAAPLDISTGSHLFPADSVWQKQA